In the genome of Dyadobacter fermentans DSM 18053, the window TTTCGAGCTGGACACCATGCATTTCAAGCACGACGAACAGAAGGAATACATTCACAAAATCGACGAGAAAGTTGTGAACGAGGCGGCCGCTTACATCCGCGACAACGGCCCGGATATGTCATGGGTTTACCTCGAATACACCGATGATATGGGCCACAAATATGGCGACAGCGAGCAATTCCACAAAGCCATTCAAATGATGGACGACCAGATGGGCCGCCTTTGGAAATCTGTCTCCTACCGCGAGAAAACTTATAATGAAGACTGGCTCATCGTGATCACAACCGACCATGGCCGCGACGCCAAAACCGGCCAGGGCCACGGCGGCCAGAGCGATCGCGAACGCAGCACGTGGATCGTGACGAATGCAAAAAATTTGAATGCAAACTTCAAGGCGACACCCGGCGTAGTGGACATTTTCCCAACCGTGGCCCGTCATATGGACATTCATATCCCAAAAGAACAGTCGTTTGAAGTGGACGGCGTTGCATTTACAGGCAAGCTTTCAATCGTATCGCCGGTTGTTCAAAAATCGGCGGGCAAGGTGGATATTTCCTGGAAAGCCGTTGAAAAGGAAGGAAAAGTAAAAATCTGGCTCGCCACGACCAATGAGTTCGAAAAAGGCGGTCGTGACCTGTATTACCTGATGGACGAGGTAGACGTGGCCAATGAAAAAGCCGGAATAGACATTTCGCAATATCCTTCCGGCTTCTTTAAGATCGTTATCGAGGGCAAATACAACAGCGTAAATCGCTGGGTTGTGGAAAAGTAGGCTAGTTACCGCCGCGCCCGGCCTTGTAAGAATCATATTCTTCCAACAGGCGAATGAGGTCGTCTTCGCCGGCAAAGTCCAGCTGCTGCTCTTTAATTACGTAATTTAGCTTATTCCTCTCGTCTGTGAGCAGTTTCAGAAAACTGTTACGGTTACTGAGCTGCACCGCATTCATTTTCCCATCCTTCAAAAGATACAATTTCGCGCCGGCATCCATTTCCCTTGTGGCGCTGGCTTTTTCCACTTTAATAGGGTTGGTATATTTTTTCAAAAGCTTGGTGTTCCCATCGTAAAGTACGCGGTAGAAGCTGTTTTCGGTTCCATTCCCAACTGCCGGGTACCCGCTTCTGAATGTGTACAACTCCACGCCGCTCGGAATCGTGAACTCCTTCACACCGGACGACACCCTGTACATACCGGAACCCGTTTTATATTCTATTTCATCTTTCAGATAGTCATACCGCAGCTGAACGCCGTCATGAACGCGGTCGTCGCTGGTCCGGACGGCGCCCGAATACCATTCTTTCAATAAATACGGCGACTTATCACCTGCCGCAAGTTGTGTTTCCTGATAGGGCGTTCCCGCCAATCCCGTCGAATCCTGCGCATTCACCTGAGCGGCTGCGATGCAGGATGCCAGCGTGAAAATTCTTAGCAAATATTTCATGATTTAAGTTGGTTAATTTGATAAGTTCGAGGTTTGGAAGCCTAAGGGCTGGATTCCCCGCCCTCTTTCTGTACTTTTGCATAAAAATTGTACCTGCTCTCTTGGACATCAACGACCAGCTCATACATATACGCCAGAGCCTCGGCGGAATCATCCCTGAAATATTTCTGGCCATTTTCTTTTGTGTGTTCCTGCTTGCAGAACTGCTTTTTGTGAAACGCTTCGGCAAAGAAAAAGCGACGTCCTACCTCCTGAGCGTGGCTTTGGCAGGGAGCCTGGTAACATTGCTGCTCGTCGTCGGCCAATGGAATTCCGAGCCCGCATTCCGGTTCCAGCCCCTGCTGTTCCTCGACAGGCAGGCCGTATTCTTCAAAATACTGATTACACTCGCCTGGATTTTTACATTACTCCACGTCCGCATCCTCAAATACGATTTCCCGGCTGAGTACCATGCCTTGCTGATAGCCGCCGTGGCAGGCTTGCATTTGCTGACAATGTCCACACACCTGCTGTCGATTTACCTCTCGCTGGAACTCATTTCCATAAGCTCCTACCTGCTGGTAGCGCTTTCGCCGTACAAAAAAGCAGCTGAGGGCGGCATTAAATACCTGCTTTTCGGCACCGCCAGCTCGGCGGTAATGCTATACGGCATTTCGCTGATCTACGGCCTGAGCGGCACGCTTGATATCACGAGCCAAGACATGACCGTCGCATTAACGAACAATTCCGACCTTGTTGTAACGGTCACCATTGTACTGACGCTCGCAGGCCTGCTTTTCAAACTTTCGCTCGTGCCATTCCACATCTGGACGCCCGACGTTTACGAAGCGGCGCCCACGCCATTGGTATCCTTCCTTTCCGTAGCTCCAAAGGCCGCTGTGGTGCTGGTGCTCATGCGCCTTGCCGGCATTTTGCCTTCCCAATACTTCCCTGTTTTGGGCGGTATCGCGCTGATCAGCATGACGATCGGCAATGTGGCTGCGCTTTGGCAAACCAATGCACGCCGCCTGCTGGCCTACTCCTCCATTGCCCAGGCAGGTTATTTGCTGGTAGGCATTGCCGCATATAGCCGTTTCGGCTTCGAAGCGGCCGTATTTTACACATCCGCTTACCTCGTGATCAATCTTGCGGCGTTTTTCCTGGTGGATCTGCTGCAACCGAGGCAGGAAACCCAGCTCAAAGACTACGAAGGCCTCGGCCGCAACTACATCTGGATCTCCGGCATTCTGACGGTCGTGATGGTGGCGCTGGCTGGCCTACCCCCTACCGCCGGCTTCACTTCCAAGCTGCTCGTTTTCTCCGCCCTTTGGGACAGCTACCATGACCAGGAGCTCACCTGGATGCTGTGGTTGCTGGTTGGCGGCATTCTTAATGCTGCCATTTCACTGGCTTACTACATGCGGCTGCCGTACCTGCTGTTTTTCAAAACAGTGCGCGCCGAAGCGGTGAGCACCAACAACAGCGCTTCCGGCAAATTCATCGCCGGGATCTTCCTCGTGGCCTTGCTTATGCTCTTTTTCAACCCCGAATGGCTCACGCGCTGGATCTCAGCGTTTTGATCGGACACTTGACTGATTTCGTTTTCTGGGTAATAAATGCTTAGGTACCGGATTGGATGTCAAAAATTCAATTGCCATTCTTTGCTTTCTCAATACGAATGGGTCATTGGATAAATCAGGAAGTGGCGGAAAGCATTTCGCTGCAACGTCTTCCAAAACCTGGCTTTGTTCGTTTTCCATAAGCTGGCAGTTATTTTGATCTAAAAAACTTCATTTATGAAATAGTAAGAACGCATCGTAGCTGACACCCTTCTTAAAAGATTGCCACTTTTTATTGCAGCTTCCGCGAACAACAAAGCGGCTATTTATCTCTGCCAAATGTTTCGCAATGCTTATCCTGTACAACCTGTTTCGCGCTGCACTGTTGCCTGCCGCAAAAATCACCGCCCCGGGTCTTTTTGCTAGAAAGGACTCAGCAACAAAAGCCACGGTACTCAGTATTTTGGGCGTATCCAGGTTATTTGAAATAATTGTGTCATCCAGCTTTTGAGTGAATTCATTCCAATCCCCAAACGAGAGATTGTAGTAATTGTCCGTCCCGACAAGCTCCGTAAAAACTACGATTTTTTGAATTTTGCCTCGTGGCCCGTCGCTGATGAATCTGAATGTAAAGTGATCGTCGTCAAAATTCAGGTCGTATTTTTCCAGATTCATGTAGCAAGTGTGTTAGCGAAAATTTACAACACTCAATTTATCGCTTTACCTGCTAATAACGTGTGACGAATCTGCAACGGTTTTCAAACGGCTGGCGCTAATTATCACCGAACCCGCCGCGCGTTACTTGACCGCTCGAACCTGGAAGCCTTCTTTCCTCAGCAAGGCGATCACACCGCGTTCCCCTCCCAAATGCGCAGCACCGACGGCGAAAAATGTTGGCTTCGCACTGGCGATACGACGGATGCGGGGGATCCATTTTTGGTTGCGGGCAAACAGCATTACTTCTTCATTGCCGTCCATTCCAAAATCACTTTTCATCGTCAAATCGTACAGCTTGCTGATGTCCTGCATTTTGTACAATGCAACCAGGCTCCGGAATTCTTTTTTGGCGGAAGGTAAACTGTCGATCAGGGTGAGCAGCATTTTTGCCTGATCTTTGTAAGGAATCGTGTCGAAAATAGCCATTTGTTCTTCCAGCGTTTCAATGCCGATCACCTCGGACTTCTGCTTGCCGGCGAGCTCCACAAGTGCCATTTCGTAGGATTGCGGCTGGCAGTCGAGCAATGCATTGAAGAGCGGGCCCATCAGAATAAATGGTTTGGCCCGTTCGAACATCGCCAGACCTACGTGCACAGAATCCGTAAAAAAGCGGTTCAGCCGCTCGTATTCCGACGCGGTAACGAGCTTTTTTAACTCGTTACCGTCGGTCATATTCATTGTTTTCATCATCCCGGTCATCATACCCGGGTCGTCCATATCCATTTCGAGCGCCACCTGCTGGGTGCGCGCGAGGGTGCTTTTCAGGGAGTCGCTGATCGAGAAATCGGTGGGGCAAATGAGGTGGATCGTGCCAAACAAATACGAAGGTTTAGCCAGCCCGCGGCCGCTGATTTCCCAAAGCAAAGAATTCTCCACCGGCACCTGTGCCCGCGAAGCAATTGTAAACGCACAAAAAATCAGCAAAAACAAAACCCGTTTCATATCAATATCAGTTTAAACACCCCATTTCCCGCCTCCTCCATTCTCCTTCCTCCCAACCATCACCTACTCCTTATGGCTATCCACCACAATGCGTTCATCGCGGTTCACAAGCTCCCAGGCAGTGTGGAAAACCAGTTTCACGATTTCCGTTTGCTTATCGAAGAGGATTTTCTCCACATCGTCACCCGGCCGGTGGTAGTCCTCATGCACGCCTGTAAAGTAGAAAATCACGGGAACGCCCATTTTGGCAAAATTGTAATGGTCTGAGCGGTAGTAGAAGCGGTTGGGATCTTTCGGGTCGTTGAATGTGTAGTCGAGCTTGAAGTTGACATACTTTTTATTCGCCTCCTCACTGATCTCGTGCAATTTCGACGAGAGCTTGTCCGAGCCGATCAGGTAAACATACCGGTGATCGTTTTTGTGCGCCTCATCCACGCGGCCAATCATGTCGATGTTCAGGTTGGCAATGGTGTTTTTGAGCGGCAGCAGCGGGTTTTCGGAGTAGTATTCCGAACCGAACAGTCCCTTTTCTTCGCCGGTAACATTCAAAAACAGAATGCTCCTGCGCGGCCCTTTACCCTCGGCTTTGGCTTTACCGAACGCCTCTGCCAGTTCCAGCAGCGAAACCGTACCCGAACCGTCGTCATCCGCGCCATTGTTGATCTCCCCGTTCTCCGAAATACCGATATGGTCCAAATGCGCGCTGATCACGAGCACTTCATCTTTCTTGTCGGTCCCTTCCATAAATGCGGCCACGTTCTCCGTATCGATCGTTTCACTCACGCGCCCTACTTTCAGGGAAGCCGTCCCGCTGAAGTCTTTCGACACCGGTTTGCCCGATTTGTCGATCCCGGACTTCAATTTATTCAGTTTCTGAACCGTCGTGCCGAGCATCTCCGCGGCTACTTTACCGGAAACGACGAATGCAGCCGTTCCTGCCGGATTTTCCTGAACTGGTTTCAGCGTGGGTGCACTAAACCGCCGCGCCATTACCGCGCGCTGGCGGATCTCCTTGTCGAGATCCTCGCCGGTTTTATCCGTAATAATGAAAATGTACCGGGCGCCCTTTTCACGCGCCAGCTTGGCTTTCACCTGCCATGAGACCGGCCCGCTCCACTTGCTTTTCTCCGAATTGCCGGTGATGAGGTATTTGCCGCCCGAGGTCTGAGGTTCGCCATCGAACAGCACTACCGACTTGTCTTTCACGTCGATGCCGGCGTAATCGTTATATTTTTCATCTTCAATTCCGTAACCCGCCGTGACCAGGCTGGTTGTAATCTCTTCCGGAATATCGAGCAAACCGTTGAGATAGAAGTCTTTGTTAAACTCGTATTTCTTTCCGTTCGACTTCACATACACCTCGCCCCAGCTGCGTTTGTAGAGTTTATATTTTTGCAAAAAGCTTTTGGAACCGTCGGCATCGGTCACAATGGGCTGCAATCCGTATTGTTTAAAGTACTTCGAAACGTATTCCGCAGCCTTTTTCTGACCCGGCGAGCCGGTATCCCGGCCTTCGAGGCTGTCGGAAGCGATAATGACCAGGTGCTTTTTAAGATCTGAGGGAGTTATGCTTGCCGCATATTTGGCTGCATCGTCCTGCGGCAGGCGTTCCTGCGGCAGGCGTTCCTGCGGAGCGGCCGTCTGCGCAAGCGCCAAAGTGTTGATTGACAGGAATAATCCGGCCAGTAGGTTTTTGTTCATCATGAGGTTTAATAATCATTCAATCCCTACAAATTAACAAAACGCGCAGGCGATTGCAAAATGGCGTGATGCGGTGATTTTTCATATCTTTGATATATGGATCTATGCTGCACTACATCACAAATATTATCGAAGTACATGACTACGCTGTGACATGCCTGTTCAACACGGGTGAAACACGCGTTGTAAACCTGACAGCGATAATTGAAAAGTACCGCAGGATAAATGATGGTTTGATAAGCCAACTGTCAGATCCCACTTATTTTAAAACAGTGAAGCTCGACTCCTACGGAACATTGACGTGGGATAATGGTGTCGATTTCGACCCTGACAACCTCTACGATATGTCACAAAAAGAACCAGCTGCATACTGACCGCATTTCTTCCATTTTGCACTTCTTTTAGTTTAAAGGCTGTTTTTCACGGGATAACAATTAATTAATTGTAAAATACTGTTATTCAGGGAAAAACTACGTACATTTGCACCCTGTTTGGCAAAATATATCCAGACAAAAGCCAAATCGGCCATTGGAGCGTAAATCGACCGTTTCGTGACAGTGCCGTAAACATCTGATCCATAAAACAATGCAAGCCATTCGTAACATCGCAATTATTGCGCACGTTGACCACGGTAAAACCACTTTGGTCGACAAAATCATCCACGCGTCAAAGCTGTTTCGCGACAATCAGGAGTTCGACGACCTGATCCTCGACAACAACGATCTGGAACGTGAGCGTGGGATTACAATTGTTTCCAAAAACGTATCGGTGCGTTACAAAGATGTGAAAATCAATGTAATTGATACACCAGGTCACGCAGACTTCGGTGGTGAGGTAGAACGCGTACTTAAAATGGCGGATGGCGTTTTGTTGCTGGTCGATGCATTTGAAGGTCCGATGCCGCAAACCCGTTTCGTGCTCGGCAAAGCCATTGGCCTTGGCCTGAAACCCATCGTGGTTGTCAACAAAGTAGATAAAGAAAACTGCCGCCCGGAAGAAGTTCAGGAAAATGTATTCGACCTGATGTTCAACCTAGGCGCTACCGAAGACCAGCTCGACTTCGTAACCGTTTACGGTTCGTCGAAACAAGGCTGGATGGGCCCTGACTGGCAGAAACCAACCGAAGATATTACATTCTTGCTCGACACGATCATTGAGCAGATCCCTGCGCCGGTGATTCCGGAAGGTAACCTGCAAATGCAGATCACCTCACTCGATTACAACGCATTCGTTGGCCGTATCGCCATCGGCCGCGTGAAAAGAGGCACCATCAAGGAAGGATCGACCGTAACGCTTTGCAAAGCCGGTGGTGTAAACAAGAAGGTGAAAATCAAAGAAGTACAGGTATTCGAAGGTTTGGGTAAAACCAAAGTAACCGAAGTAGGTGCAGGTGATATTTGCGCTGTAACCGGTATCGAAGATTTCGAAATCGGCGACACCATTGCTGACGCTGAAAACCCTGAGGCACTGCCGCGCATTGCCGTGGATGAGCCTACTATGAACATGCTCTTCACAATCAACAACTCGCCATTCTTTGGTAAGGAAGGTAAATTCGTTACCTCACGCCACATCCGCGACAGGTTGTTGAAAGAAACCGAGAAAAACCTCGCATTGCGCGTGGAAAACACGGATACGGAAGACAAATTCCTCGTTTATGGCCGGGGTATCCTTCACTTGTCGGTATTGATCGAAACCATGCGTCGTGAAGGTTACGAATTGCAGGTAGGTCAGCCACAGGTGCTTTATAAGGAAGACGAAAACGGCCAGCGCCTCGAACCAATCGAGACATTGGTGGTAGACGTACCGGAAGAAACCGCCGGAAAAGTGATCGAATTGGCTACCCAGCGTAAAGGTGAGCTGTTGATCATGGAACCGAAAGGCGATTTGCAACACCTTGAGTTCGAGATCCCTTCACGCGGATTGATCGGTCTTCGTTCAAACGTACTGACCGCCACACAAGGTGAAGCCGTAATGACCCACCGTTTCAAAAGCTTCGAGCCATTCCGCGGACCGATCCCGGGCCGTCTGAACGGATCGATCATTTCGAAAAACACAGGTCCTGCAACGGGTTACACCCTTGATAAACTGCAAGATCGCGGACGTTTCTTCGTTGATCCGGGCGATGAGATCTACGGTGGACAGGTAGTAGGCGAGCACAACCGCCCTAACGACATCGTGGTGAACCTGCAAGAAGCGAAAAAGCTGACCAACATGCGTGCTTCCGGCTCGGACGACGGCCTGCGTATCGCTCCGAAAATCAACTTCTCTCTGGAAGAATCAATGGAATACATCCAGAAAGACGAATACCTCGAAGTTACCCCGCAGAACATGCGTATGCGGAAAATATACCTGGATGAAAACGATCGCAAGCGTTATGCATCCAAACTGGAAATGGCTTAATCCAAGCCCGACATTCCAAACCCGAAAAGGAGGCAATTCTTTGCCTCCTTTTTTATTTTTTCTGCATTTCAGAATTTGCCCCGATCCCGCCACATTATTTGGAAGAATCGCTAAAAGCGTTGGTATAATTTTAGTCTTGGTCACAAGGCTGAAACATTCTACTTCGGCTGGTTTTTATTACTATTTCAAGAAAAACTAGTTTTTTGTTTTTATTATAACAAATACCGTAGTTTGTATCAGACGCTCGGATACACTGAGCTAATCTGTTTATTATCAACATTTTATAAATCAAATAATGTCTTACATAGAACCGGCTCCGATTAAGGATAAAGACAATCCGTTGGAGTCAATGATGCAGCGATTCGACAAGGCGGTAGACCTGCTCGGCATTTCGGAAGAAATGTATTATATCCTCAAAGTGCCCCGCAAACAAGTCACGGTGGGCCTGCCGGTAACGATGGATTCCGGCGAAATCCGCACCTTCGAAGGTTATCGTGTGATCCATTCCACCATCCTCGGCCCCAGCAAAGGCGGCATTCGTTTTGACCCCGATGTAAACCTCGATGAAGTGCGCGCATTGGCCGCGTGGATGACCTGGAAATGTGCCGTGGTGGACATTCCCTACGGCGGCGCCAAAGGCGGTGTAGCCTGCAACCCACGTGAAATGTCGGCCGGCGAGATCGAACGTCTCATGCGCGCGTACACGACGGCATTACTCGACGTGTTTGGCCCCGACCAGGACATTCCCGCACCCGATATGGGCACCGGTCCGCGCGAGATGGCGTGGCTCATGGATGAGTATTCCAAATCGAAAGGAATGACGGTACCCGCCGTGGTGACCGGCAAACCGCTGGTCCTCGGCGGCTCATTGGGCCGTACGGAAGCAACCGGCCGCGGCGTAATGGTATCCGCATTGGCTGGTATGGAAAAGCTCCGCATCAATCCTTACCGTGCTACGGCGGCGGTGCAGGGCTTTGGTAATGTTGGCTCGCACGCAGCGCTGCTCCTGCGCGAGCGCGGCACGGCCATCCACGCGATCAGCGACATTTCAGGGGCATATTATAATGATAAGGGCATCGACATTGCGGATGCCATTGCTTACCGTGATGCCAACAAGGGTTCATTGGAAGGTTATGCC includes:
- a CDS encoding NADH-quinone oxidoreductase subunit N translates to MDINDQLIHIRQSLGGIIPEIFLAIFFCVFLLAELLFVKRFGKEKATSYLLSVALAGSLVTLLLVVGQWNSEPAFRFQPLLFLDRQAVFFKILITLAWIFTLLHVRILKYDFPAEYHALLIAAVAGLHLLTMSTHLLSIYLSLELISISSYLLVALSPYKKAAEGGIKYLLFGTASSAVMLYGISLIYGLSGTLDITSQDMTVALTNNSDLVVTVTIVLTLAGLLFKLSLVPFHIWTPDVYEAAPTPLVSFLSVAPKAAVVLVLMRLAGILPSQYFPVLGGIALISMTIGNVAALWQTNARRLLAYSSIAQAGYLLVGIAAYSRFGFEAAVFYTSAYLVINLAAFFLVDLLQPRQETQLKDYEGLGRNYIWISGILTVVMVALAGLPPTAGFTSKLLVFSALWDSYHDQELTWMLWLLVGGILNAAISLAYYMRLPYLLFFKTVRAEAVSTNNSASGKFIAGIFLVALLMLFFNPEWLTRWISAF
- the typA gene encoding translational GTPase TypA, producing the protein MQAIRNIAIIAHVDHGKTTLVDKIIHASKLFRDNQEFDDLILDNNDLERERGITIVSKNVSVRYKDVKINVIDTPGHADFGGEVERVLKMADGVLLLVDAFEGPMPQTRFVLGKAIGLGLKPIVVVNKVDKENCRPEEVQENVFDLMFNLGATEDQLDFVTVYGSSKQGWMGPDWQKPTEDITFLLDTIIEQIPAPVIPEGNLQMQITSLDYNAFVGRIAIGRVKRGTIKEGSTVTLCKAGGVNKKVKIKEVQVFEGLGKTKVTEVGAGDICAVTGIEDFEIGDTIADAENPEALPRIAVDEPTMNMLFTINNSPFFGKEGKFVTSRHIRDRLLKETEKNLALRVENTDTEDKFLVYGRGILHLSVLIETMRREGYELQVGQPQVLYKEDENGQRLEPIETLVVDVPEETAGKVIELATQRKGELLIMEPKGDLQHLEFEIPSRGLIGLRSNVLTATQGEAVMTHRFKSFEPFRGPIPGRLNGSIISKNTGPATGYTLDKLQDRGRFFVDPGDEIYGGQVVGEHNRPNDIVVNLQEAKKLTNMRASGSDDGLRIAPKINFSLEESMEYIQKDEYLEVTPQNMRMRKIYLDENDRKRYASKLEMA
- a CDS encoding alkaline phosphatase family protein yields the protein MKTRISFLLGLLLAASIAPNAFSQAAKTKKVVFVIVDGISSDSKEKIATPHLDAIAKVGGYTRAYVGGGKGTYSQTPTISAVGYNSLLTGTWVNKHNVWDNDIKDPNYHYWTLFRFLEEQYPQKRTAIFSTWLDNRTKLVGTNLPQTGQLQIDYSFDGFELDTMHFKHDEQKEYIHKIDEKVVNEAAAYIRDNGPDMSWVYLEYTDDMGHKYGDSEQFHKAIQMMDDQMGRLWKSVSYREKTYNEDWLIVITTDHGRDAKTGQGHGGQSDRERSTWIVTNAKNLNANFKATPGVVDIFPTVARHMDIHIPKEQSFEVDGVAFTGKLSIVSPVVQKSAGKVDISWKAVEKEGKVKIWLATTNEFEKGGRDLYYLMDEVDVANEKAGIDISQYPSGFFKIVIEGKYNSVNRWVVEK
- a CDS encoding DUF6934 family protein: MNLEKYDLNFDDDHFTFRFISDGPRGKIQKIVVFTELVGTDNYYNLSFGDWNEFTQKLDDTIISNNLDTPKILSTVAFVAESFLAKRPGAVIFAAGNSAARNRLYRISIAKHLAEINSRFVVRGSCNKKWQSFKKGVSYDAFLLFHK
- a CDS encoding M28 family peptidase; the encoded protein is MMNKNLLAGLFLSINTLALAQTAAPQERLPQERLPQDDAAKYAASITPSDLKKHLVIIASDSLEGRDTGSPGQKKAAEYVSKYFKQYGLQPIVTDADGSKSFLQKYKLYKRSWGEVYVKSNGKKYEFNKDFYLNGLLDIPEEITTSLVTAGYGIEDEKYNDYAGIDVKDKSVVLFDGEPQTSGGKYLITGNSEKSKWSGPVSWQVKAKLAREKGARYIFIITDKTGEDLDKEIRQRAVMARRFSAPTLKPVQENPAGTAAFVVSGKVAAEMLGTTVQKLNKLKSGIDKSGKPVSKDFSGTASLKVGRVSETIDTENVAAFMEGTDKKDEVLVISAHLDHIGISENGEINNGADDDGSGTVSLLELAEAFGKAKAEGKGPRRSILFLNVTGEEKGLFGSEYYSENPLLPLKNTIANLNIDMIGRVDEAHKNDHRYVYLIGSDKLSSKLHEISEEANKKYVNFKLDYTFNDPKDPNRFYYRSDHYNFAKMGVPVIFYFTGVHEDYHRPGDDVEKILFDKQTEIVKLVFHTAWELVNRDERIVVDSHKE
- a CDS encoding Glu/Leu/Phe/Val family dehydrogenase, which encodes MSYIEPAPIKDKDNPLESMMQRFDKAVDLLGISEEMYYILKVPRKQVTVGLPVTMDSGEIRTFEGYRVIHSTILGPSKGGIRFDPDVNLDEVRALAAWMTWKCAVVDIPYGGAKGGVACNPREMSAGEIERLMRAYTTALLDVFGPDQDIPAPDMGTGPREMAWLMDEYSKSKGMTVPAVVTGKPLVLGGSLGRTEATGRGVMVSALAGMEKLRINPYRATAAVQGFGNVGSHAALLLRERGTAIHAISDISGAYYNDKGIDIADAIAYRDANKGSLEGYAKAELISGDDLFTLPVDVLVPAAKEDVITRKNVAGIQARMIVEGANGPTSAKADDIINDKGIMVVPDILANAGGVTVSYFEWVQNRIGYKWTLERINRRTDRIMKDSFDKVYETSLKYKVSLRIAAYIVAIDKVASTYKYRGGF
- a CDS encoding DUF2442 domain-containing protein — its product is MLHYITNIIEVHDYAVTCLFNTGETRVVNLTAIIEKYRRINDGLISQLSDPTYFKTVKLDSYGTLTWDNGVDFDPDNLYDMSQKEPAAY
- a CDS encoding TraB/GumN family protein, with translation MKRVLFLLIFCAFTIASRAQVPVENSLLWEISGRGLAKPSYLFGTIHLICPTDFSISDSLKSTLARTQQVALEMDMDDPGMMTGMMKTMNMTDGNELKKLVTASEYERLNRFFTDSVHVGLAMFERAKPFILMGPLFNALLDCQPQSYEMALVELAGKQKSEVIGIETLEEQMAIFDTIPYKDQAKMLLTLIDSLPSAKKEFRSLVALYKMQDISKLYDLTMKSDFGMDGNEEVMLFARNQKWIPRIRRIASAKPTFFAVGAAHLGGERGVIALLRKEGFQVRAVK